From Culicoidibacter larvae, a single genomic window includes:
- a CDS encoding glucose PTS transporter subunit EIIB: METWQIILIIIGIIVLIAAIAGGVFLYRKKKQYDVMLKAAKYLQEDEEQEALREQQRVQLSDDEASKIIVALGGAENIASIEQCAIRLRAVINDRAKIDEKALKAAGVSGVLKTTKYVQLIVGDRAELILEQIKKYLK; this comes from the coding sequence GTGGAAACATGGCAAATTATTTTAATTATCATAGGTATAATAGTTCTTATTGCGGCAATTGCCGGTGGGGTCTTTTTATATCGTAAGAAAAAGCAATATGATGTGATGCTGAAAGCTGCAAAGTATTTGCAGGAAGATGAAGAACAAGAAGCGTTGCGTGAGCAGCAGCGGGTGCAGCTGAGTGATGACGAGGCGAGCAAGATTATTGTTGCGCTTGGTGGTGCAGAAAACATTGCGAGTATTGAGCAGTGCGCGATTCGTTTGCGGGCAGTCATTAATGACCGCGCTAAAATTGATGAAAAGGCATTGAAAGCTGCCGGAGTATCAGGAGTGCTGAAGACGACGAAGTATGTTCAGCTGATTGTTGGTGATCGGGCTGAGTTGATTTTGGAACAAATAAAGAAATACTTAAAGTAA